A single window of Leptospira koniambonensis DNA harbors:
- a CDS encoding lipoprotein LipL46, translating to MAKLPILRITALTLILGFAFACATGDGSRRKKKEEFTREGNTITVIGEAPIYNGDIANAKQRAIKDAKVNAVRKVVGEEISNKSQASDGESLGSSLLSKTDAFVKSYDIVSEDQGKIDTQPILKLTVRCTIEESKLSTAVEGLLADVGNPRIVVLVPSKVGGAPVAPLSNGNIAEAEIIKGLKKAGNKIVDPGTASKTVKPSGLNADAVNSLDAGAAILIQAQASGAEVLVVGSVETEDQAPVTAIGGKTLDRPLFNTAATGSYKVILLWGDGKIVDTGTGDGRAADITQKVSREKAIAAWAESVTKKVNKQLKEEWFNLTENNTIILKFTGLDADESTKFKDDLAELTAAKDINVRASNVSGSEWEVTYPGKDALFMDELVYKKDRGFTFLATKKMNVKSAARGVVTLEFSPNK from the coding sequence ATGGCAAAGCTGCCCATCCTGCGGATAACCGCTCTCACACTGATTTTAGGTTTCGCTTTTGCATGCGCAACGGGTGACGGATCCCGACGCAAGAAAAAAGAAGAATTCACTAGAGAAGGAAATACCATCACCGTAATCGGAGAAGCTCCGATTTATAACGGAGATATAGCGAACGCAAAACAAAGAGCGATCAAAGACGCAAAAGTTAATGCGGTACGTAAAGTTGTTGGTGAAGAAATTTCCAATAAAAGCCAAGCTTCCGACGGAGAAAGTTTAGGCTCTAGCCTACTTTCCAAGACCGATGCATTCGTAAAATCATACGATATCGTTTCGGAAGACCAAGGTAAAATAGATACTCAACCTATTTTAAAACTTACAGTTCGTTGTACTATCGAAGAATCTAAACTTTCCACTGCTGTAGAGGGTTTACTTGCTGATGTAGGAAATCCAAGAATTGTAGTTTTAGTTCCTTCTAAAGTTGGAGGAGCTCCAGTTGCTCCTTTAAGCAATGGTAATATTGCAGAAGCTGAGATCATCAAAGGACTCAAAAAAGCAGGAAACAAGATCGTAGATCCAGGAACTGCTTCTAAAACTGTTAAACCTTCTGGTTTGAATGCTGATGCAGTAAATTCTTTAGATGCAGGAGCTGCGATTTTAATCCAGGCTCAAGCTTCCGGAGCAGAAGTTCTAGTAGTTGGTTCAGTAGAAACTGAAGACCAAGCCCCTGTAACTGCGATCGGTGGAAAAACATTGGATAGGCCTTTATTCAATACTGCTGCGACCGGATCTTATAAAGTGATCCTGCTTTGGGGAGACGGAAAAATCGTCGATACCGGCACAGGAGACGGTCGAGCTGCGGATATTACGCAGAAAGTATCTCGTGAAAAAGCGATTGCTGCTTGGGCTGAAAGTGTTACCAAAAAAGTAAACAAACAACTAAAAGAAGAATGGTTCAATCTCACTGAGAATAATACAATCATTCTTAAGTTTACTGGATTGGATGCAGACGAATCCACTAAGTTCAAAGATGATCTAGCAGAATTAACTGCTGCAAAAGACATCAATGTTAGAGCAAGCAACGTAAGCGGTTCAGAGTGGGAAGTTACCTACCCAGGAAAAGACGCATTGTTTATGGACGAGTTAGTCTATAAAAAAGACAGAGGATTTACTTTCTTAGCTACTAAGAAAATGAATGTTAAGTCTGCTGCAAGAGGCGTGGTTACTTTGGAGTTCTCTCCTAATAAATAA
- a CDS encoding SRPBCC family protein, with product MKDLSVNKTYGTFTSDSEVRFQRLLPGPIETVWEYLTDSEKRGTWLASGTMELKVGGKVELNFLHSSLSDEKVYPERFKEMENGINGVETITAIDAPHFLSFTWHPNSEVSFELEEKGEDVLLTLRHYKLVDEFGKLMVSSGWHTHLDILVSKLYKESVPKFWQTFTHHESIYHETLKSIAKK from the coding sequence ATGAAAGATCTATCTGTGAACAAAACGTATGGAACCTTCACTTCGGATTCCGAAGTTCGTTTCCAAAGATTATTACCTGGGCCGATTGAAACCGTTTGGGAATATTTAACTGATTCTGAAAAAAGAGGCACCTGGCTTGCTTCCGGAACTATGGAGTTGAAGGTAGGTGGGAAAGTAGAATTAAACTTTTTGCATTCTTCTCTTTCTGATGAGAAAGTTTATCCGGAAAGATTTAAGGAAATGGAAAACGGTATCAACGGAGTAGAAACGATTACTGCAATCGATGCTCCTCATTTTTTAAGTTTTACTTGGCATCCTAATTCTGAAGTTAGTTTTGAACTAGAAGAAAAGGGAGAAGATGTTCTTCTTACATTAAGACATTATAAACTTGTGGATGAATTTGGTAAACTTATGGTTTCGAGCGGCTGGCATACACATTTGGATATTCTTGTTTCTAAACTTTATAAAGAATCAGTTCCTAAGTTTTGGCAGACATTCACTCATCATGAAAGTATTTATCATGAGACCCTAAAAAGTATCGCTAAGAAGTGA
- a CDS encoding ArsR/SmtB family transcription factor: MQALDAIADPTRRKILELLFNGEMGAGEIAGHFDISSAAISQHLKVLKECNLIQVRVDGQRRIHSLDYKGWKEIQDWIDRAKTFWEGRLDLLEKELRANKIKKGRR; this comes from the coding sequence ATGCAAGCTTTAGATGCAATTGCGGATCCAACCAGACGCAAAATTTTAGAACTACTATTCAATGGTGAAATGGGTGCAGGAGAAATCGCGGGACATTTTGATATAAGCTCCGCTGCGATATCTCAGCACCTTAAGGTTTTGAAAGAATGTAATCTGATCCAAGTGAGAGTGGATGGACAAAGGAGGATCCATTCCTTGGATTATAAAGGTTGGAAAGAGATCCAAGACTGGATTGATAGAGCAAAAACTTTCTGGGAAGGAAGACTTGATCTTCTGGAAAAAGAATTAAGAGCGAATAAAATAAAAAAAGGGAGAAGATAG
- a CDS encoding flagellin → MIINHNLSAVNSHRSLKFNELAVDKTMKALSSGMRINSAGDDASGLAVSEKLRTQINGLRQAERNTEDGMSFIQTAEGFLQQSSDIIQRIRVLAIQTSNGIYSPEDRQLVQVEVSALVDEVDRIASQAEFNRFKLFEGDFARGSKRASMWFHMGPNQNQRERFFIGTMTSRALKLTKADGRPIAVSSPGEANEVIGLADAALGKIMKQRADMGAYFNRLEHSAKGLMAAYENMQASESRIRDADMAEEMVALTTKQILVQSGTAMLVQANLKPNSVLKLLQM, encoded by the coding sequence ATGATTATCAATCACAACCTGAGTGCGGTGAATTCTCACCGCTCTCTGAAGTTCAACGAGCTAGCTGTGGATAAAACCATGAAAGCTTTGTCGTCCGGCATGCGGATCAATTCTGCCGGTGATGATGCTTCGGGTTTGGCTGTCTCCGAAAAACTCAGAACGCAGATCAACGGGCTGAGGCAAGCGGAGAGAAATACGGAAGATGGGATGAGTTTCATCCAGACTGCAGAAGGATTCCTTCAACAGTCTTCGGATATCATCCAAAGAATCCGGGTTTTGGCTATCCAAACCTCGAACGGGATCTACAGCCCCGAAGACAGACAATTGGTTCAGGTGGAAGTTTCCGCCCTTGTCGACGAAGTGGATCGTATTGCTTCTCAAGCTGAGTTCAATAGATTCAAATTGTTCGAGGGAGACTTCGCTAGAGGTTCGAAAAGAGCTTCTATGTGGTTCCATATGGGACCGAACCAGAACCAAAGGGAAAGGTTCTTCATTGGAACTATGACTTCCCGAGCTTTAAAGCTTACCAAGGCAGATGGTAGACCGATTGCGGTTTCTTCTCCTGGGGAAGCGAATGAAGTGATCGGCTTAGCCGATGCTGCGCTCGGAAAGATCATGAAGCAGAGGGCGGATATGGGAGCTTATTTTAATAGGCTGGAACATTCCGCAAAAGGTCTCATGGCAGCGTATGAAAATATGCAGGCATCTGAGTCCAGAATTCGTGACGCTGATATGGCGGAGGAGATGGTTGCTCTAACTACAAAACAAATACTCGTGCAGAGTGGTACGGCGATGTTAGTGCAAGCAAACCTAAAACCGAATTCGGTCCTCAAACTTCTACAAATGTAG
- a CDS encoding flagellin, producing the protein MIINHNLAAINSHRVLKFQNNEVAKNMEALSSGMRINRAGDDASGLAVSEKMRTQVKGLRQAERNTEDGMSLIQTTEGYLQETNDIIQRVRVLAIQSSNGIYGAEDRQMIQVEVSQLIDEIDRISSQAEFNKMALLQGDFARGSRTASMWFHIGPNQHQRERVYIATMTAKALNLIKSDGTLLTLSTAELSNEAIGFLDDALMKINKQRANLGAYYNRLEHASKGLMVAYENIQASESRIRDADMAEETVAFTKNQILVQSGTAMLAQANVRPQSVLQLLR; encoded by the coding sequence ATGATCATTAACCATAACTTAGCCGCGATTAACTCCCACCGCGTTCTGAAGTTCCAGAACAACGAAGTGGCGAAAAACATGGAGGCACTTTCTTCCGGTATGCGTATCAACCGCGCCGGTGATGATGCATCCGGTCTAGCCGTTTCCGAGAAAATGAGAACTCAGGTGAAAGGACTTCGCCAAGCGGAGAGAAACACTGAGGACGGCATGTCCCTGATCCAAACAACTGAAGGATATCTGCAGGAAACTAATGATATCATCCAGAGGGTCCGTGTACTTGCTATCCAATCTTCCAACGGAATCTACGGTGCAGAAGACCGTCAGATGATCCAAGTAGAAGTTTCTCAGCTTATAGACGAAATTGATCGCATTTCCTCCCAAGCAGAGTTCAACAAGATGGCATTGCTCCAAGGCGATTTCGCTCGTGGATCAAGAACTGCTTCTATGTGGTTCCACATCGGACCGAACCAGCACCAGAGGGAACGTGTCTATATCGCAACTATGACCGCTAAGGCTCTGAACTTAATCAAGTCTGACGGAACACTTTTGACTCTTTCTACTGCGGAACTTTCAAACGAAGCAATCGGCTTTCTTGACGATGCTTTAATGAAAATCAACAAACAAAGAGCAAATCTTGGAGCTTACTATAACCGTTTAGAGCATGCATCTAAAGGCCTAATGGTAGCTTACGAGAACATCCAAGCTTCAGAGTCGAGAATCAGGGACGCGGATATGGCAGAGGAAACTGTTGCATTCACTAAGAACCAAATTTTGGTTCAATCAGGAACTGCAATGTTAGCGCAAGCTAACGTAAGACCTCAGTCTGTCCTCCAGTTACTTAGGTAA
- a CDS encoding DUF1361 domain-containing protein, with product MKLISKIPFIQQLFVFSLSCFVSVFLVAMRISVSREKSFSFLVWNLFLAIVPLVISYFIYAYYEFRNRRIGLFFFILLGLWLLFFPNAPYIVTDFVHLRLRNSIPIWFDILMIFSFSWCGLFSGFISLRMIQLVLNDKTNHWFGWAFVVLISPITILGVCIGRFYRWNSWDLIANPQSLFLDSWGFLNIVYGNWKLFLVIGFLSCGMFLAYLLALSLGGMSLNSNSVRGSLQGRGF from the coding sequence ATGAAATTAATCAGTAAAATTCCTTTTATCCAACAATTGTTTGTATTTTCTTTAAGTTGTTTTGTTAGCGTATTTTTAGTTGCGATGCGTATCTCAGTTTCCAGAGAGAAAAGTTTCTCTTTTTTAGTTTGGAATTTATTTTTAGCAATAGTTCCCTTAGTTATCTCATATTTCATCTACGCATATTATGAATTTAGAAATCGCAGAATAGGTTTATTCTTTTTTATTTTATTAGGGCTTTGGTTATTATTTTTTCCTAATGCTCCTTATATTGTTACAGATTTCGTCCATTTAAGGCTCAGGAATTCGATTCCAATCTGGTTTGATATACTGATGATCTTTTCTTTTTCCTGGTGTGGATTATTTTCAGGTTTTATATCTTTGAGAATGATACAATTAGTTTTGAATGATAAGACCAATCATTGGTTTGGCTGGGCTTTTGTTGTTTTAATTTCTCCAATCACAATCTTGGGAGTTTGTATTGGTAGATTTTATAGATGGAATTCCTGGGACCTAATTGCAAATCCTCAGTCTCTTTTTTTAGATTCTTGGGGCTTTCTGAATATTGTATATGGTAATTGGAAATTATTTTTAGTGATCGGATTCTTATCCTGTGGAATGTTTCTCGCTTATCTTCTCGCATTATCATTGGGAGGAATGAGTTTAAATTCTAATTCTGTCAGAGGATCATTACAGGGGAGGGGCTTTTAA
- the creD gene encoding cell envelope integrity protein CreD, which produces MSKLKTSIGVRVFILGGMLFGFVIPLFMMGSLVSERQDRSREAVQEMNSKWGASQVIAGPFLVIPYKLEKTKKTVQDEEEVDSESGEVFILPENLTVDSNLKAEKRKRSIYETVLFSGDFKMEGSFKSPSITDFPARTKTILWSQARVILSVSDPKGIGKDVKFNVAGNETSLQPGSSSYLFPAGLHTKLNPKEGNGNISFSLNIPLKGSDSIYVAPVGKSSSIKMHSDWKDPSFEGSILPSERSVSEKGFNAAWESSYFARNYPQVIQDMTGSYTESIINSAYGVRFIIPADHYLKSERSLKYAILFLMASFALFFLLEIFGGKTLHPLQYLMIGAAMLVFYVLNLSLSEHIGFNLAYICASVSVSGLISYYATSVLKDKKRGYLAGGYFTILYTFLYVILASEENALLLGSLAVFFALAGLMHLTRNIDWYSFGTKEDQIPA; this is translated from the coding sequence ATGAGCAAATTAAAAACCTCTATAGGTGTTAGAGTATTTATTCTAGGTGGGATGTTGTTCGGATTCGTGATCCCTTTGTTTATGATGGGATCCCTTGTAAGTGAAAGACAGGATAGATCTAGAGAAGCCGTACAAGAGATGAATTCCAAATGGGGTGCAAGCCAAGTAATTGCAGGACCATTTTTGGTAATCCCATACAAATTAGAAAAAACTAAAAAGACTGTCCAAGACGAGGAAGAAGTAGATAGCGAAAGTGGAGAAGTTTTTATTCTGCCAGAGAATCTAACCGTTGATTCCAATTTGAAGGCAGAAAAAAGAAAAAGGTCCATTTACGAAACTGTACTATTTTCTGGAGATTTTAAGATGGAAGGGTCTTTTAAATCTCCTTCTATTACTGATTTTCCAGCTCGGACCAAAACCATTTTATGGTCTCAGGCAAGAGTAATTCTATCTGTTTCTGATCCAAAAGGAATAGGTAAGGATGTAAAATTCAATGTGGCTGGAAATGAAACTTCATTGCAGCCAGGATCTTCTTCTTATCTTTTCCCAGCAGGACTTCATACCAAACTAAATCCTAAGGAAGGGAATGGTAATATCTCCTTTTCATTAAATATTCCTTTAAAAGGATCTGATTCTATTTATGTGGCTCCTGTCGGAAAGAGTAGTTCTATTAAAATGCACTCAGACTGGAAAGATCCGTCCTTCGAGGGTTCGATCCTTCCAAGCGAAAGATCCGTATCTGAAAAAGGATTTAACGCCGCCTGGGAATCTTCTTATTTTGCAAGAAATTACCCGCAAGTGATCCAGGACATGACCGGTTCTTATACGGAATCTATTATAAATTCTGCATATGGAGTTCGTTTTATTATTCCTGCCGATCATTATTTGAAATCCGAAAGATCTTTGAAGTATGCGATCTTGTTTTTGATGGCAAGTTTTGCTTTATTTTTCCTTTTGGAAATTTTCGGGGGAAAAACCTTACATCCTCTTCAGTATTTAATGATCGGAGCGGCGATGCTGGTATTCTATGTTTTGAATCTTTCTCTTTCGGAACATATTGGATTTAATTTAGCTTATATATGCGCATCCGTTTCTGTATCTGGATTGATATCTTATTACGCTACGTCCGTGTTAAAAGATAAAAAAAGGGGGTATCTGGCAGGAGGGTATTTTACGATTCTTTATACCTTCTTATATGTGATCCTTGCCTCGGAAGAGAATGCATTACTTTTAGGCTCTTTAGCAGTATTTTTTGCCTTAGCTGGACTTATGCATCTCACTCGAAACATAGATTGGTATTCTTTCGGAACGAAAGAGGATCAAATACCAGCTTAA
- the creC gene encoding two-component system sensor histidine kinase CreC produces MDTDHHRFFFAFSIGFYYLVDKIEESIRPRYMETVEESMNDTVHVLASLIEQELLKHPEASFESNINKVLGGPFKKAKEKNFNAKIYNHTKRKIDLEFYVTDAKGIVLYDSAEKRVGEDYFRYNDVFLTLKGKYGVRSSKLGASDTESAIFIAAPIYFKGKITGVLTIIKPKGSILPFIDFAKEKFYKISLFVAVFISLVFCIAVYFIFSPIRKLSAYVSSLRSKKRPSLPKIGVPEIRELGEQMDQLVREIAGKEYVENYIQVLTHEIKSPLSSILASVELLSEDPKRLKPLLQNVQLESKRIQTVIEKLLELSALENVSTLELQTGLNMKELVQEVLDSLTPEADRKKIKLNLSGPDVFIDGNRFFLITTFRNLLQNALDFSYANADISINTGLLENKEWFMEIRNEGPNIPDYALERIFERFYSLPRPDTGRKSSGLGLTFVREVADLHSGRVEINNWEKGVISLFFLPIRS; encoded by the coding sequence TTGGATACGGATCATCATCGGTTTTTTTTTGCGTTCTCGATCGGTTTCTACTATTTAGTCGATAAGATCGAAGAATCTATTCGCCCTCGTTACATGGAAACTGTGGAAGAATCCATGAACGATACTGTGCATGTACTCGCTTCTCTCATTGAACAAGAACTTTTAAAACATCCTGAGGCTAGCTTTGAATCTAATATTAATAAAGTATTAGGAGGCCCATTCAAAAAGGCTAAAGAGAAAAATTTTAATGCAAAGATCTATAATCATACCAAACGAAAGATTGATCTAGAATTTTATGTAACCGATGCGAAAGGGATTGTACTTTATGATTCTGCCGAAAAAAGAGTGGGAGAAGATTATTTCAGATACAACGACGTTTTCCTTACCTTAAAGGGAAAATATGGAGTTAGATCTAGTAAACTAGGAGCTTCAGATACAGAAAGTGCAATATTCATTGCAGCACCTATCTACTTTAAAGGAAAAATAACTGGCGTTCTTACTATAATAAAACCTAAGGGAAGTATTTTACCTTTTATTGATTTTGCTAAGGAGAAGTTTTACAAGATAAGTCTTTTTGTTGCAGTCTTTATCTCTCTCGTTTTCTGTATCGCAGTTTACTTCATCTTCTCTCCAATTCGAAAATTATCCGCTTATGTTTCTTCCTTACGTTCCAAAAAAAGACCAAGCCTACCTAAGATAGGAGTTCCCGAAATTAGAGAATTGGGAGAGCAGATGGATCAGCTCGTACGTGAGATTGCGGGAAAAGAATATGTAGAGAATTATATACAGGTTTTGACTCACGAGATAAAAAGCCCTTTATCTTCTATTCTTGCTTCTGTGGAATTATTATCTGAGGATCCGAAAAGGCTAAAACCCCTTTTGCAAAATGTCCAATTAGAAAGTAAAAGGATACAAACAGTAATCGAAAAACTATTAGAGCTAAGTGCTTTGGAGAATGTATCCACTCTGGAGTTACAAACCGGATTGAACATGAAGGAACTTGTCCAAGAAGTTCTGGATTCTTTGACTCCGGAAGCAGATAGGAAAAAGATAAAGTTGAACTTGTCCGGACCAGATGTTTTTATAGATGGAAATCGTTTCTTTTTAATTACAACATTTCGAAATCTTTTACAAAATGCTTTAGATTTTTCTTATGCAAATGCTGATATCAGTATCAATACCGGACTTTTAGAAAACAAAGAATGGTTTATGGAGATCAGGAATGAGGGGCCGAATATTCCTGATTACGCCCTAGAAAGGATTTTTGAAAGATTTTACTCTTTGCCTAGACCTGATACCGGCAGAAAAAGTTCTGGTTTAGGTCTAACATTCGTTCGAGAAGTAGCTGATTTACATTCAGGACGGGTAGAAATAAACAATTGGGAGAAGGGAGTGATTTCACTTTTTTTCCTGCCAATCAGGTCGTAA
- a CDS encoding response regulator gives MNSARTILVTEDEPGIIDTIRIVLESEGFRALTAMTGKECFTLLSESPDLLVLDIGLPDSSGLEILKELRKKYSIPVILLTARESELDRVLGLELGADDYMVKPFSPRELVARIRAVLRRYDGKPEEKTTDFVTDEDKKVIYYYGRSLGLTPYEYKTLVLFIKRRGKIFTREEIMDLVWTEPEDSFDRAVDTLIKNLRARLKEIRPDLDPIETRRGQGYGLKESI, from the coding sequence ATGAACTCTGCCCGCACGATCCTCGTAACTGAAGATGAACCAGGGATTATTGATACAATTCGTATAGTCCTTGAATCGGAGGGATTTAGGGCTTTAACAGCAATGACGGGTAAGGAATGTTTTACACTTCTGTCCGAATCTCCTGATTTACTCGTATTAGACATAGGACTTCCAGATTCTAGCGGTTTAGAAATTTTAAAAGAGCTTAGAAAGAAATATTCTATACCGGTAATACTACTTACCGCAAGAGAATCTGAACTGGACAGAGTGCTTGGGCTGGAACTCGGGGCCGACGATTATATGGTAAAGCCATTCAGTCCAAGAGAGTTAGTTGCCAGAATTCGCGCTGTACTTCGAAGATACGACGGAAAACCTGAAGAAAAGACCACCGATTTCGTTACGGACGAGGATAAAAAAGTAATTTATTATTATGGAAGGTCCTTGGGTTTAACTCCTTACGAATATAAAACTTTGGTATTATTCATCAAACGAAGAGGTAAAATTTTTACCAGAGAAGAAATTATGGATTTGGTTTGGACAGAACCAGAAGATAGTTTTGATCGAGCTGTGGATACGTTAATCAAAAATTTAAGAGCTAGGCTAAAAGAGATCCGCCCTGATTTGGATCCGATCGAGACAAGAAGGGGACAAGGATACGGCTTGAAGGAATCTATATGA
- the pdhA gene encoding pyruvate dehydrogenase (acetyl-transferring) E1 component subunit alpha — MSQPKTKKETEDLLELYRQMLLIRRFEEASAKAYSMGKIGGFCHLYIGQEAVGVGAISALEEKDYIVSTYRDHGHALARGLEPKSLMAELYGKKTGIVSGNGGSMHFFDKKKHFMGGHGIVGGHISLAAGIAYASKYREDGAVTLCFFGEGAANIGSFHEGMNLAAIWKLPLVMICENNHYAMGTPEYRALSVKDVSVRAAAYDIARDHIEGDEVRKVREHVRVAVERARRGEGPTLMEISTYRFRGHSMSDPAKYRTKEELDKYKQGDPLIKAEKDLLSAGWAQEELTKMDEIILKTVEDSVDFAEKSEEPPLGWLYKHVYAENV, encoded by the coding sequence ATGAGCCAACCTAAAACAAAAAAAGAAACCGAAGATCTATTAGAATTATACAGACAAATGCTTTTGATCCGCCGCTTCGAAGAAGCATCTGCGAAGGCGTATAGCATGGGCAAAATTGGCGGCTTCTGCCATTTGTACATCGGTCAAGAAGCAGTGGGAGTGGGAGCAATCTCCGCTCTAGAAGAAAAGGATTATATAGTTTCCACCTATAGAGATCATGGTCACGCACTCGCCAGAGGTTTGGAACCCAAGTCTCTCATGGCAGAATTATACGGTAAAAAAACTGGGATTGTTTCCGGTAACGGTGGATCCATGCACTTCTTCGATAAGAAGAAACACTTCATGGGAGGACATGGGATCGTAGGTGGACATATCTCTCTCGCCGCCGGTATCGCATACGCATCCAAATACCGCGAAGATGGTGCAGTTACATTATGTTTTTTTGGAGAAGGTGCAGCAAATATAGGATCCTTCCATGAAGGAATGAACTTAGCTGCCATCTGGAAACTTCCTCTAGTAATGATTTGTGAGAACAATCATTACGCGATGGGAACTCCTGAGTATCGCGCGCTATCCGTCAAAGATGTTTCCGTAAGAGCAGCCGCTTATGATATCGCAAGAGATCATATAGAAGGTGACGAGGTCCGAAAAGTCAGAGAGCACGTCCGAGTCGCGGTGGAAAGAGCAAGAAGAGGAGAAGGTCCTACTCTTATGGAAATTTCCACATACAGATTTAGAGGTCACTCTATGTCAGACCCCGCAAAATATAGGACCAAAGAAGAATTAGATAAATATAAACAAGGCGATCCTCTTATCAAAGCAGAAAAGGATCTACTCTCCGCAGGCTGGGCCCAAGAAGAATTAACTAAGATGGATGAAATCATTCTCAAAACCGTTGAGGACTCAGTTGACTTCGCAGAAAAAAGTGAAGAACCACCTCTTGGCTGGCTGTACAAGCATGTTTATGCGGAGAATGTATAA
- a CDS encoding pyruvate dehydrogenase complex E1 component subunit beta, which translates to MAVLTYREALNRAMTEEMEKDPNIFLMGEEVGHYEGAYKVSQGMLAKFGEKRVIDTPISENGFAGVGIGAAMVGLRPIIEFMTWNFSLVAIDQIINSAAKMNYMSAGQFPIPIVFRGAGGAGGRLAAQHSQSFESWYAHIPGLKVLAPYTPSDAYGLLKTSIRDNNPTIFIESEVLYGSKGEVPEGEFLIPMGKSDIKREGTQLTIVSWSRALMYVLPAAEKLAKEGISVEVLDLRSIRPLDEEGILASVRKTNKVLIVEEGWNVAGFGAQVAYLIQKEAFDYLDAPIERITQEDVPMPYAANLEKSSLPSEEKIIRKVREMIQ; encoded by the coding sequence ATGGCAGTACTCACTTATAGAGAAGCACTCAATCGAGCCATGACGGAAGAAATGGAGAAGGATCCGAATATCTTTCTCATGGGAGAAGAAGTAGGACATTACGAAGGAGCTTATAAAGTTTCCCAAGGAATGCTTGCCAAGTTCGGAGAAAAAAGAGTGATCGATACTCCAATTTCAGAGAACGGATTTGCTGGAGTCGGGATTGGAGCCGCTATGGTGGGACTTAGACCGATCATAGAATTTATGACCTGGAACTTCTCACTTGTTGCGATCGATCAGATCATTAACTCCGCAGCAAAAATGAACTATATGAGTGCTGGTCAATTTCCTATCCCGATCGTTTTCCGCGGTGCAGGTGGTGCTGGAGGAAGACTCGCTGCTCAACACTCTCAGTCATTCGAAAGTTGGTATGCACATATTCCTGGACTCAAAGTACTAGCACCTTATACGCCCTCCGATGCTTACGGACTATTAAAAACTTCCATCCGAGACAATAACCCTACCATCTTCATTGAAAGTGAAGTGTTATACGGCTCTAAGGGAGAAGTTCCTGAAGGAGAATTTTTGATCCCGATGGGTAAATCGGATATCAAAAGAGAAGGAACACAACTCACAATAGTCAGTTGGTCCAGAGCTCTCATGTATGTTCTTCCCGCAGCAGAAAAACTAGCAAAAGAAGGAATTTCAGTCGAAGTTTTAGATCTAAGAAGTATAAGACCTTTGGACGAGGAAGGGATTTTGGCTTCTGTCAGAAAAACAAACAAAGTTTTGATAGTAGAAGAAGGCTGGAATGTAGCAGGATTTGGCGCACAAGTAGCTTACCTGATCCAAAAAGAAGCATTCGATTATTTGGACGCTCCAATCGAAAGGATTACTCAAGAAGATGTTCCAATGCCTTATGCAGCAAACTTGGAAAAGTCCTCCCTTCCGAGTGAAGAAAAAATAATCAGAAAAGTCAGAGAAATGATTCAGTAA